In one Geotoga petraea genomic region, the following are encoded:
- the mtnA gene encoding S-methyl-5-thioribose-1-phosphate isomerase, with product MNEHIKTKTMEWNGDELILIDQRYLPLEETYVTCKNHIEVADSIRDMVVRGAPAIGATAGFGMAIASSEFESLDKKTYVEKMKKAEELLASTRPTAVNLFWALKRMSKIIDENIEKTNLNELTRLLKKEALEIAYDDIKINRKMGQNGAKLLKNGDTVLTHCNAGALATVDYGTALGVIRAAIEDGKKISVYADETRPYLQGARLTVWELVQDGIETTLISDNMAGWVMKQGKINAVIVGADRIAANGDVANKIGTYSVAILAKKHGIPFYVAAPLSTIDLETPTGEEIPIEERNRNEVRYCHKSQLVDDSINVYNPAFDVTPNDLVTAIITEKGVVKDNYKTELPKLFE from the coding sequence ATGAATGAACATATTAAAACAAAAACTATGGAATGGAATGGGGATGAATTAATTTTAATTGATCAAAGATACTTACCTTTAGAAGAAACGTATGTAACTTGCAAAAATCATATAGAAGTTGCTGATTCTATAAGAGATATGGTCGTTAGAGGAGCTCCTGCGATAGGTGCTACTGCTGGATTTGGTATGGCTATTGCATCTTCAGAATTTGAGAGTTTGGACAAAAAAACATATGTTGAAAAAATGAAAAAAGCTGAAGAACTTTTGGCTTCAACTAGACCAACTGCAGTTAATCTTTTTTGGGCTTTAAAAAGGATGAGTAAAATAATAGATGAAAATATAGAAAAAACTAATTTAAATGAATTAACAAGGTTATTAAAAAAAGAAGCGCTTGAGATTGCATATGATGATATCAAAATCAACAGAAAAATGGGTCAAAATGGAGCTAAACTATTGAAAAATGGAGACACAGTTTTAACCCATTGTAATGCAGGGGCCTTGGCAACAGTTGATTATGGTACAGCATTAGGGGTAATAAGGGCAGCAATAGAAGATGGTAAAAAGATATCTGTTTATGCTGACGAAACAAGACCTTATTTACAAGGAGCTAGATTAACTGTTTGGGAATTGGTTCAGGATGGAATAGAGACTACTTTAATATCAGATAATATGGCTGGTTGGGTTATGAAACAAGGCAAAATAAATGCTGTGATAGTTGGAGCTGATAGAATAGCTGCTAATGGAGATGTTGCCAATAAAATAGGAACTTATTCAGTTGCTATTTTAGCAAAAAAACATGGTATCCCCTTCTATGTTGCTGCCCCATTATCTACAATTGATTTGGAAACACCTACAGGAGAAGAAATACCTATTGAAGAAAGAAATAGAAATGAAGTTAGATACTGTCATAAATCTCAATTAGTGGATGATTCAATTAACGTATACAATCCAGCTTTTGATGTTACTCCAAATGATTTGGTAACAGCTATAATAACTGAAAAAGGCGTTGTTAAGGATAATTATAAAACCGAACTTCCAAAATTATTTGAATAA
- a CDS encoding ABC transporter ATP-binding protein, protein MGKVIEIKNLKKYYKNVKAVDDVSIEVEKGDIVAILGPNGAGKTTTVETLEGLREATSGDIYYFGKKVKKIDHEIKEQIGVQLQNNSFFENLTVKEIIKAFAGLYKKSVPVSSLLERFKLEEKKNSKIKNLSGGQLQRVALAVSVVNDPEIVFLDEPTTGLDPQARRNLWEEIEKLKNEGKTIILTTHYMEEAEKLADKIYIFDMGKIIAEGTLNSLIDSLEMSSVIQFETEENNNLKKYYPKIKIIDNKYEIETNNVEKDLIKIMEISKEKGLRINNIFIRKPNLEDVFLHLTGRSLRE, encoded by the coding sequence ATGGGAAAAGTGATAGAAATTAAAAATCTAAAAAAATATTATAAAAATGTCAAGGCAGTTGATGATGTAAGCATTGAAGTTGAAAAGGGGGATATAGTAGCCATTTTGGGTCCAAATGGTGCAGGGAAAACCACTACCGTTGAAACTTTAGAAGGACTTAGAGAAGCTACTTCTGGGGATATATATTATTTTGGCAAAAAAGTAAAAAAAATAGATCACGAAATAAAAGAACAAATAGGGGTTCAACTTCAAAATAATTCATTCTTTGAAAATTTAACCGTTAAAGAAATAATAAAAGCTTTTGCTGGATTGTATAAAAAATCTGTACCAGTTTCATCACTTTTAGAAAGATTTAAATTAGAAGAAAAAAAGAATTCCAAAATTAAAAATCTATCTGGTGGGCAATTGCAAAGAGTTGCTTTAGCGGTATCAGTTGTAAATGATCCTGAAATAGTTTTTTTAGATGAACCCACAACAGGCTTAGATCCCCAAGCCAGAAGAAACTTATGGGAAGAGATAGAAAAATTAAAAAATGAAGGGAAAACAATAATTCTTACAACGCATTATATGGAAGAAGCAGAAAAGTTGGCTGATAAAATATACATCTTTGATATGGGAAAGATTATTGCCGAAGGAACACTTAATTCTTTAATTGATTCATTGGAAATGTCTTCAGTAATACAGTTTGAAACTGAAGAAAATAATAATCTAAAAAAATATTATCCAAAAATAAAAATTATTGATAACAAATATGAAATAGAGACAAATAATGTTGAAAAAGATTTGATAAAAATAATGGAAATATCAAAAGAAAAAGGCCTCAGAATAAATAATATTTTTATTAGAAAACCCAACCTTGAAGATGTTTTTCTGCATTTGACTGGCAGAAGCTTAAGGGAATGA
- a CDS encoding ABC transporter permease: MNKIINLTKTLTKNLFRQPDIVFFTLIFPSLLLMFFIYVFGGLYEAESNIQVTVGVVYREELNGFTEQIFDNVFSEFKKNMSSSKIEILDSGENIEQIIKDGDYDIIIEFPANINNLNLKMMTGLSEVDKIKFYHSPNSQSILSRDIMSSVFEQINLMINAQGKDIDLVTQYKNISTENDDFDYNQFIFPGIIVMSIFTVSIFNLPIAYVSDIETKIIKRIKSTPVKGYQYFLSLLISNLFILLLSFIIIYVVGYYNGIENIFNINFMMLIIYYLICGISFGLLIASFFKKIASVSVFTNIIYFLTIFLSGLYFPVKDVPWAIRWFVYFNPGTYMVDGLRNFLDNNMIDLNQIVIPLIWAILGVTIFSVSYRRLIKDE, from the coding sequence ATGAATAAAATAATTAATTTAACGAAGACTTTAACCAAAAATCTATTTAGGCAACCAGATATTGTTTTTTTCACTTTAATTTTTCCGTCCTTATTACTTATGTTTTTTATATATGTATTTGGAGGGCTTTATGAAGCCGAAAGTAATATACAGGTAACTGTTGGAGTAGTTTATCGAGAAGAATTGAATGGATTTACAGAACAAATTTTTGATAATGTTTTTTCGGAATTTAAAAAAAATATGAGCAGTTCAAAAATTGAAATTTTAGATTCAGGTGAAAATATTGAACAGATTATTAAAGATGGAGATTATGACATAATAATCGAATTTCCAGCCAATATAAATAATTTGAATTTAAAGATGATGACAGGGTTAAGTGAAGTAGATAAAATAAAATTTTATCACTCACCAAATTCTCAATCTATTCTTTCAAGAGATATAATGAGTTCTGTTTTTGAACAAATTAATCTGATGATTAATGCTCAGGGAAAAGATATTGATTTGGTAACACAGTACAAAAACATAAGTACAGAGAATGATGATTTTGATTATAATCAATTTATATTCCCAGGTATTATAGTTATGTCGATATTTACAGTTTCAATTTTTAATTTACCTATTGCATATGTATCTGATATAGAAACAAAAATTATAAAAAGAATAAAATCAACACCAGTTAAAGGATATCAATATTTCCTTTCTTTATTGATTTCAAATTTATTCATATTACTTTTGTCTTTTATAATAATATATGTTGTAGGATACTATAATGGAATTGAAAATATATTCAATATAAATTTTATGATGCTAATAATTTACTATTTGATATGTGGAATTTCATTTGGGCTTTTAATAGCTTCATTTTTTAAAAAAATAGCATCCGTTTCTGTTTTTACAAATATTATTTATTTTTTAACAATATTTCTAAGCGGATTATATTTCCCTGTTAAAGATGTTCCATGGGCAATAAGATGGTTTGTATATTTTAATCCTGGAACTTATATGGTAGATGGTCTTAGAAATTTTCTCGATAATAATATGATAGATTTAAACCAGATTGTCATTCCACTTATATGGGCGATATTAGGAGTAACTATTTTTAGTGTAAGTTATAGGAGGCTAATAAAAGATGAATAA
- a CDS encoding ABC transporter permease, translating to MNKNIHLLKTFIKETFSNKVDVFFTIAFPLLFLLIFGMVFGNTSASSENIVNIGLYNIEIDNLKAYFENSEFVESNNLEDLKTQLKSQKIDAIITKPDNYEIFIREGSIDPQETSFIKNTISNGLSYAKLNRKEIFLEQEFISVSLGDTDSGQTEYLLTGILSISLLSGGMFSVIGIFGRYKKNGIIKKFMSAPVSPSSFVVNASISKLILNIFSVIILIIFAKLMYNLNYQFNWAEFSLVILTSSLGMMGFGVILLIIFKRIETASTAASLLFVIMTFFSGIYFPLTLIPEQIRWISYFMPVTYVVNLVRHSANVENIGNIEFLLTNLVLLTIGVVFLIVASNKYVKQEI from the coding sequence ATGAATAAAAACATCCATTTATTAAAAACATTTATTAAAGAAACATTTAGCAATAAAGTAGATGTTTTTTTTACTATAGCTTTTCCACTACTTTTTTTGCTTATTTTTGGAATGGTGTTTGGAAATACTTCTGCTTCATCTGAAAACATAGTAAATATTGGACTTTATAATATTGAAATTGATAATTTAAAAGCTTATTTTGAAAATTCGGAATTTGTTGAAAGTAACAACTTAGAAGATTTAAAAACTCAACTAAAATCACAAAAAATCGATGCCATAATAACAAAGCCAGATAATTACGAAATTTTTATTAGAGAAGGTAGCATAGATCCTCAAGAAACTAGTTTTATAAAAAATACTATAAGCAATGGTTTAAGTTATGCTAAATTAAACAGAAAAGAGATCTTTTTAGAGCAAGAATTTATTTCAGTAAGTCTTGGAGATACAGATTCTGGTCAGACGGAATATTTATTAACAGGAATTTTATCAATATCTCTCCTTTCTGGCGGGATGTTTTCTGTAATTGGAATCTTTGGGAGATACAAAAAAAATGGAATTATAAAAAAGTTCATGTCAGCTCCTGTTAGCCCGTCTTCTTTTGTAGTGAATGCAAGTATAAGCAAGTTGATATTAAATATTTTTTCAGTCATTATATTAATTATTTTTGCAAAATTAATGTACAATTTAAATTATCAATTTAATTGGGCTGAATTTTCTTTGGTCATATTGACATCTTCTCTCGGAATGATGGGATTTGGTGTCATTTTGTTAATCATTTTTAAAAGAATAGAGACAGCATCTACTGCAGCATCATTATTATTTGTCATTATGACTTTTTTCTCTGGGATATATTTCCCTTTAACTTTAATTCCAGAACAAATTAGATGGATATCCTATTTTATGCCTGTTACTTATGTTGTGAATTTGGTGAGGCATTCTGCAAACGTTGAAAATATTGGTAACATAGAATTTTTATTGACAAACTTAGTTCTTTTAACAATAGGGGTTGTATTTTTAATAGTAGCTTCTAATAAATATGTTAAACAAGAGATATAA
- a CDS encoding DNA polymerase III subunit alpha: MKILGPIITSRTIGKSYLQLKDAISYAKKNNFQKIILNEPHPKSWIRFILLCKINDIDPIILLNSGKTSYLITDNVSMMKAIKAYNKNEILDLKKIRMNTGNIIYPHRILKELIKKEGYVLADSKELTKKMKYFENIISNIDLNKFKISFPNLGGDEELENEIKKNKISLDEKRRLDHELKVIKQMQVPNYILNVKKIVDIAKENQIIIGPGRGSSVGSLVVFKLGINKINPLDFNLYFERFLNINRKQLPDIDLDIESERRNELIEKLQGFYGRYNVAFIRTLSTMKYKSSIKKAQELLGYKPNIKISMPIRNQENFKKIKNASKEDNVFFRVAYFFEGMEQAESTHAAGVIISKNSLIDYIPLEIKEIPIIEWTMEDLKEIGVEKFDILSLDTLTFLKKLDYKENYEKHIEPKLLKKFSYGLTKGIFQLDSYSGKNIVKKIKPKNFDEISISIALNRPGPLESGMVEDYVTSHSEDFLKKILPETKGVIVYQEQIMFLAKKLGNLNFEESDILRRALSKKKTEEISKLKEKFIFNASKQIGKKSALDLFEKIENFSQYSFNKSHSVAYSYILKWLLEEKFNNPSKFFFNYILHKGIDIDVINECNYLGITILNPDIQKPKGDFQEKYIIIPMTFINGVSQKQISIFDKESFHSIDDFFHFVYGNNFSRTLIENIIKSGALDKLNNNRRNLLRKMTAYKKGQLPEIEDLKNSVFGERSQEHKEVNTNEYLIIEYEFESIKYPLSIINNEKLSKSIIKKYFNRYENIYFNGYAYNNYLFDNSGIIKNNFYYKKPKKIIKEI; encoded by the coding sequence ATGAAAATACTTGGACCTATTATTACCTCTAGAACTATAGGGAAATCTTATTTACAATTAAAAGATGCTATTTCTTATGCAAAAAAAAATAATTTTCAAAAAATAATATTAAATGAACCTCATCCAAAATCTTGGATAAGGTTCATTTTGCTATGTAAAATAAACGATATAGATCCTATCATTCTACTTAATTCTGGAAAAACTTCATATCTTATAACAGATAATGTTTCAATGATGAAAGCAATTAAAGCTTACAATAAAAACGAAATTTTAGACCTTAAAAAAATAAGAATGAACACAGGAAATATCATCTATCCGCATAGAATTTTGAAGGAATTAATTAAAAAAGAAGGGTATGTATTAGCTGATTCAAAAGAATTAACAAAAAAAATGAAGTACTTTGAAAATATAATTAGCAATATTGATTTAAACAAATTTAAAATTTCTTTTCCTAATTTAGGTGGAGATGAAGAATTAGAAAATGAAATTAAAAAAAATAAAATATCATTAGATGAAAAAAGAAGACTTGATCATGAATTAAAAGTTATAAAACAAATGCAAGTTCCCAACTATATTTTAAATGTTAAAAAAATTGTTGATATAGCCAAAGAAAATCAAATAATTATAGGCCCAGGAAGAGGATCCTCCGTGGGTTCTTTAGTAGTTTTTAAATTGGGAATAAATAAAATTAACCCTTTGGATTTTAACCTTTATTTTGAAAGGTTTTTAAACATCAATAGAAAACAGCTGCCTGATATAGACTTGGATATAGAATCAGAAAGAAGAAATGAATTAATTGAAAAATTACAAGGCTTTTATGGCAGATATAATGTAGCTTTTATAAGAACCCTCTCCACGATGAAATACAAATCTTCTATTAAAAAAGCTCAAGAATTGTTGGGTTACAAACCAAATATAAAAATATCAATGCCAATAAGAAATCAAGAAAACTTTAAAAAAATTAAAAATGCCTCTAAAGAGGACAATGTTTTTTTCAGAGTAGCTTATTTTTTTGAAGGCATGGAACAAGCAGAAAGTACTCATGCCGCTGGTGTTATAATATCAAAAAATTCTTTAATAGATTATATACCTTTGGAAATTAAAGAAATACCAATAATTGAATGGACAATGGAAGACTTGAAAGAGATAGGGGTTGAAAAATTTGATATTTTATCTTTAGATACCCTTACTTTTTTAAAAAAATTGGATTATAAAGAAAACTATGAAAAACATATTGAACCAAAATTGTTAAAAAAGTTTTCATATGGACTTACGAAAGGAATTTTTCAATTGGATTCTTATTCGGGAAAAAATATTGTAAAAAAGATAAAACCAAAAAATTTTGATGAAATTTCCATTTCTATAGCTCTTAATAGACCTGGGCCTTTAGAGAGTGGAATGGTTGAAGACTATGTGACTTCCCACTCTGAAGATTTCTTAAAAAAAATCCTTCCGGAGACAAAAGGTGTAATCGTGTATCAAGAACAAATAATGTTTTTGGCAAAAAAATTAGGAAATCTCAACTTTGAAGAATCAGATATTCTTAGAAGAGCTCTATCAAAGAAAAAAACTGAAGAAATATCAAAACTAAAGGAAAAATTCATATTTAATGCCTCAAAACAAATAGGTAAAAAAAGTGCTTTAGATTTATTTGAAAAAATAGAAAATTTTTCTCAGTATTCTTTTAATAAGTCTCATTCAGTTGCCTATTCTTATATTTTAAAATGGCTTTTAGAGGAAAAATTTAACAATCCTTCAAAGTTTTTCTTCAACTATATCTTACACAAAGGTATTGATATAGATGTTATAAATGAATGTAATTATTTGGGAATTACAATTTTAAACCCCGACATACAAAAACCTAAAGGTGATTTTCAAGAAAAATATATTATCATCCCAATGACTTTTATAAACGGAGTATCTCAAAAACAAATATCCATATTTGACAAAGAAAGTTTTCATTCAATAGATGATTTTTTTCACTTTGTATATGGAAATAATTTTAGTAGAACCCTAATAGAAAATATCATAAAATCTGGAGCTCTAGATAAACTAAACAACAATCGAAGAAATCTTCTCAGAAAAATGACTGCGTATAAAAAAGGACAGCTTCCAGAAATAGAAGACCTTAAAAACAGTGTTTTTGGTGAAAGAAGCCAAGAGCATAAAGAAGTTAATACTAATGAATATTTAATTATAGAATATGAATTCGAATCAATAAAATATCCACTTTCAATAATAAATAACGAAAAATTATCTAAATCGATCATAAAAAAATATTTTAATAGATATGAAAATATTTATTTTAATGGATATGCTTATAATAACTATCTATTTGACAACTCTGGAATAATTAAAAACAATTTCTATTATAAAAAACCAAAAAAAATTATAAAAGAGATATAA
- a CDS encoding RluA family pseudouridine synthase, with the protein MKEEFIVSNDFLNQRLDKFCTEISPSSYSRASIQEAIKLGKILVNNQIKKQNYKLKKNDVVSFEYEKNDTTEKEILPENINLDVIYEDDSILAINKDPGIIVHPAGNVWKGTIVNSLKYNYDFTDDFDDEKRPGIVHRLDKDTSGILLIAKNPKVREILSKQFKDRVTDKYYLAITKGKIKNSKGIINKPIGRNPNQRHKMAIIGGAKESVTKYKVLKSFKENYNLLWLKILTGRTHQIRVHMKYIKSPIIGDFVYNSKTVGEKEAYRQMLHAAKISFFHPITNERMTLIAPLKDDFKRVINNLYK; encoded by the coding sequence ATGAAAGAAGAATTTATCGTTTCAAATGATTTTTTGAATCAAAGATTAGATAAGTTTTGTACAGAAATAAGCCCAAGTAGTTATTCCAGGGCCTCAATACAAGAAGCAATAAAATTAGGAAAAATTCTTGTTAATAACCAAATAAAGAAACAAAACTATAAGTTAAAAAAAAATGATGTTGTTAGTTTTGAATATGAAAAAAATGATACAACAGAAAAGGAAATATTACCAGAAAATATCAATTTGGACGTTATATATGAAGATGATTCAATTCTTGCTATAAACAAAGATCCAGGCATAATAGTACACCCAGCTGGAAATGTTTGGAAAGGGACTATAGTAAATAGCTTAAAATATAACTACGATTTTACAGATGATTTTGATGATGAAAAAAGGCCTGGTATAGTTCATAGATTAGACAAAGATACATCTGGCATCCTTTTAATTGCAAAAAACCCAAAAGTAAGAGAAATTCTTTCAAAACAATTTAAAGATAGAGTTACCGATAAATATTATCTTGCAATTACCAAGGGAAAAATAAAAAACTCGAAGGGAATTATCAACAAGCCTATTGGTAGAAATCCAAATCAAAGGCATAAAATGGCTATTATAGGCGGAGCAAAAGAATCTGTAACTAAATATAAAGTGCTTAAATCTTTCAAAGAAAACTACAATTTATTATGGTTAAAAATATTAACGGGAAGAACTCATCAGATAAGAGTTCATATGAAGTATATTAAAAGCCCAATAATAGGAGATTTCGTTTATAATTCTAAAACTGTTGGTGAAAAAGAAGCATACAGGCAAATGCTTCATGCAGCAAAAATAAGTTTTTTCCATCCTATAACAAATGAAAGAATGACTTTAATAGCCCCATTGAAAGATGATTTTAAGAGAGTAATTAACAACTTATATAAATGA
- the lspA gene encoding signal peptidase II yields the protein MSFLIPLIILLDQITKILGEKYLVNNSIDIWFFKLTYTENTGMAFGLFQDNSFLLGIISSIIVSVLFFVREFYTKKIRSMYLDVGMIFIISGAMGNIFDRLRIGYVVDIFYIPYFSIFNVADSFVTVGGILLAIYFLRSNKYERRIYRFK from the coding sequence ATGAGTTTTTTAATTCCACTTATTATTTTGTTAGATCAAATAACAAAAATACTTGGGGAAAAATATTTAGTTAATAATTCTATAGATATATGGTTTTTTAAATTGACATATACAGAAAACACTGGAATGGCATTTGGTTTGTTCCAGGATAATTCTTTTTTACTTGGTATTATTTCTTCTATAATAGTAAGTGTTTTGTTTTTTGTAAGAGAATTTTATACTAAAAAGATAAGATCTATGTATTTAGATGTTGGTATGATTTTTATAATATCTGGGGCTATGGGTAATATATTTGATAGACTCAGGATTGGTTATGTGGTTGATATATTTTATATACCATATTTTTCTATATTTAATGTTGCTGATTCTTTCGTTACAGTAGGCGGAATTTTATTGGCTATTTATTTTTTAAGGAGCAATAAATATGAAAGAAGAATTTATCGTTTCAAATGA
- a CDS encoding CheR family methyltransferase, whose amino-acid sequence MSDRIIYSSPYDDKDYEEFLKNLIKRFQMDLTGYKQHRVRRRIDMLMRKHAFNTYPDYFDKLKNDEQLWDEFLDKLTINVTEFFRNPEKWEYLQKNILPDLFTRSNRLKLWSAGCSTGEEPYTLSMVLEEMNKSNKADIIAADLDKFVLKKAQNGIYEERSMINLSPNFRNKYFEKTAEGKFKVKQLVKSNVMFKQINLLTDRFDKDYDLIICRNVVIYFDNPAKETLYRKFSEALKPGGILFVGSTERIFNYREIGLKTVAPFFYQKEG is encoded by the coding sequence GTGTCAGATAGAATCATATATTCATCACCTTATGATGATAAAGACTATGAAGAGTTTTTGAAGAACTTAATAAAGAGATTTCAAATGGATTTAACTGGTTATAAACAGCATAGAGTAAGAAGAAGAATTGATATGTTGATGAGAAAACATGCTTTTAATACTTATCCAGATTATTTCGATAAATTGAAGAATGATGAGCAACTATGGGATGAATTTCTCGATAAACTAACTATAAACGTTACAGAATTCTTTAGAAATCCAGAAAAGTGGGAGTATCTTCAAAAAAATATTTTACCTGATTTGTTTACAAGATCGAATAGATTAAAATTATGGTCAGCTGGTTGTTCTACTGGTGAAGAACCTTATACATTGTCAATGGTTCTTGAAGAAATGAACAAGTCTAATAAAGCTGATATTATAGCAGCTGATTTAGATAAATTTGTGTTAAAAAAAGCTCAAAATGGAATTTATGAAGAAAGATCAATGATAAATCTTTCTCCTAATTTCAGAAATAAATATTTTGAAAAAACTGCGGAGGGTAAGTTTAAAGTCAAACAATTAGTGAAATCAAACGTTATGTTTAAACAAATTAACCTATTGACAGATAGGTTTGATAAAGATTATGATTTAATAATTTGTAGAAATGTTGTTATTTATTTTGATAACCCGGCAAAAGAAACTCTATACAGAAAATTTTCTGAAGCTTTAAAACCTGGGGGAATTCTTTTTGTTGGATCAACTGAGAGAATTTTTAATTATAGAGAAATTGGCTTGAAAACCGTTGCTCCATTCTTCTATCAAAAAGAAGGTTAA
- a CDS encoding YebC/PmpR family DNA-binding transcriptional regulator, which translates to MSGHNKWANIKHRKGAQDAKRSKVFTKIIRELTIAARDAGGDPDANPRLRAAMDKAKDANMPKDKIETAIKKGTGELEGEELHELLYEGYGPAGIALIISVVTDNKNRSAQEIRHILSKHGGSLAENGAVSWNFERKALIKVPKEEVEDFEEFMMEAIEAGAEDIDENSDPVEITTDPDLMAQVRDTLKEAGYSADEELTYIPKNTVTITGNDAEKLIKLLNVLDDNDDVQDVYGNYDIDDAEFERISESL; encoded by the coding sequence ATGTCCGGGCATAATAAGTGGGCCAACATTAAACACAGAAAAGGTGCTCAAGACGCCAAAAGATCTAAGGTCTTTACGAAAATTATCAGAGAACTAACTATAGCAGCGAGGGATGCTGGTGGAGATCCTGATGCAAACCCAAGGTTAAGGGCTGCTATGGATAAAGCTAAAGATGCGAACATGCCTAAAGATAAAATTGAGACTGCAATAAAAAAAGGTACCGGAGAATTAGAAGGAGAAGAACTACATGAACTTCTTTATGAAGGTTACGGCCCTGCAGGTATTGCATTGATCATTTCTGTTGTAACAGACAATAAAAATAGATCTGCTCAAGAAATTAGGCATATTCTATCAAAACATGGTGGTTCTTTAGCAGAAAATGGAGCTGTATCTTGGAATTTTGAAAGAAAAGCTTTAATCAAAGTTCCAAAAGAAGAAGTTGAAGATTTTGAAGAATTCATGATGGAAGCTATCGAAGCTGGAGCAGAAGACATTGATGAAAACAGTGACCCAGTAGAAATTACCACAGATCCAGATTTAATGGCTCAAGTGAGAGATACTTTAAAAGAAGCTGGATATTCGGCAGACGAAGAGTTAACTTACATACCAAAAAATACAGTTACAATTACAGGGAATGACGCAGAAAAGTTAATAAAACTATTAAATGTTTTAGATGATAACGATGATGTCCAAGATGTTTATGGAAATTACGACATTGATGATGCAGAATTTGAAAGAATTTCCGAGTCACTTTAA